In one window of uncultured Draconibacterium sp. DNA:
- a CDS encoding dipeptidase, with translation MMIKAYSLLLMVGGLLVGLNGFCEGKDGKAMEVHKRAITIDTHCDTPMALLEGDLDVGVANEAPGSRVDFPRMEEGGLDAIFFAAFTSQRPRTDENTQNAYEMANKMIEKTYEVCKKYNSMAEVATTPEDVVRLKKEGKRAIYIGMENGFPLGQKLDRVEEFYNKGVRYITLCHSSNNDVCDSSTDKNGPEFNGLSPFGKEVVKEMNRLGMLIDVSHISDKSFYDVVELSKVPVFASHSSVRAIAHHNRNMADDMIKALAKNGGVIQICLLDDYIKDPDTTTVRYQKEQELRKVFNTSFAKMSDEEQAEVRKQWSELDEKYPKQLPNVADCVDHIDHVKNLVGIDYVGIGSDFDGGGGLADCADVSQMPNITAEMLKRGYTENEIAKVWGGNFLRVFSAVIKKSLVN, from the coding sequence ATGATGATTAAGGCATATTCTTTATTGCTAATGGTTGGGGGACTGTTAGTGGGGTTAAATGGATTTTGTGAAGGTAAAGATGGAAAAGCAATGGAAGTACATAAACGTGCAATAACAATTGATACACATTGTGATACGCCAATGGCGCTGTTGGAAGGCGACCTTGATGTGGGGGTAGCAAACGAAGCGCCGGGAAGCCGGGTTGACTTTCCGAGAATGGAAGAAGGCGGATTGGATGCCATATTCTTCGCCGCATTTACCAGCCAGCGCCCGCGAACTGACGAGAATACTCAGAATGCTTACGAAATGGCGAATAAGATGATTGAGAAGACTTACGAGGTGTGCAAAAAATATAATAGTATGGCTGAAGTGGCCACTACTCCCGAGGATGTCGTTCGCCTTAAAAAGGAAGGAAAACGTGCCATTTACATTGGAATGGAAAATGGTTTCCCTTTAGGTCAAAAGCTCGACAGGGTAGAAGAATTTTACAATAAAGGTGTTCGTTACATCACGCTTTGTCACTCGTCGAATAATGATGTTTGCGATTCTTCAACCGATAAAAACGGGCCGGAATTTAACGGACTGAGCCCGTTCGGGAAAGAGGTTGTGAAGGAAATGAACCGACTGGGAATGTTGATCGATGTTTCGCATATTTCTGATAAATCATTTTATGATGTGGTAGAATTGAGTAAGGTGCCGGTTTTTGCTTCACATTCGAGTGTGCGTGCCATTGCACACCATAATCGAAACATGGCTGATGATATGATAAAGGCACTGGCCAAAAATGGCGGCGTAATTCAGATTTGTTTACTCGATGACTACATTAAAGACCCGGATACTACCACTGTTCGTTATCAAAAAGAACAAGAACTACGTAAGGTGTTTAATACAAGCTTTGCAAAGATGAGTGATGAGGAACAGGCAGAAGTGCGGAAGCAGTGGAGCGAATTGGATGAGAAATATCCAAAGCAGTTACCAAACGTTGCTGATTGTGTAGATCATATCGATCATGTAAAAAACCTGGTAGGAATTGATTACGTGGGTATTGGGTCGGATTTTGATGGCGGTGGCGGACTGGCCGATTGTGCCGATGTTAGCCAGATGCCTAACATTACGGCCGAAATGCTAAAACGTGGATATACCGAAAATGAGATTGCCAAAGTTTGGGGCGGAAATTTCCTGCGGGTATTTTCGGCGGTAATCAAAAAGAGTTTGGTTAATTAA
- a CDS encoding META domain-containing protein, protein MKQAKLILFFILSGLLFNACNDDCDCNGQMVGQWEVDDFVSVESAVYPKDDNYSPLIEFESDGNYSLALDVNVCGGEYSLSSTDSISISGAGCTKICCDSEFSKKITTMLPQVSTWSVNGDELRLTVDGWGWINLNRVSK, encoded by the coding sequence ATGAAACAAGCAAAACTTATACTTTTCTTTATATTATCGGGGCTGTTATTTAATGCCTGTAATGATGACTGCGATTGCAACGGGCAGATGGTGGGGCAGTGGGAAGTTGATGATTTTGTGTCTGTTGAGTCGGCAGTTTACCCGAAAGATGATAATTACAGTCCGTTAATTGAATTTGAGAGCGATGGGAATTACAGTTTGGCTTTGGATGTGAATGTTTGTGGAGGCGAATATTCTTTGAGTTCAACCGATAGCATTAGTATTTCCGGGGCGGGTTGTACCAAGATTTGTTGTGATAGTGAATTCTCAAAAAAAATTACGACGATGTTGCCTCAGGTTTCTACTTGGAGTGTTAACGGAGATGAACTTCGTTTAACAGTTGACGGGTGGGGATGGATTAATTTAAATCGGGTTTCAAAGTAA
- a CDS encoding MBL fold metallo-hydrolase: protein MKLIPVSAGHFHCDGGALFGAIPKVLWNKAYPCNDDNFTQLTLRCLLVEFGERKILIETGIGNHYPEKHLRNNGVTSVNELEKSLNKEAYSAADITDVFFTHLHWDHCTGAAKTVDGKLELVFPNATLWSSKTQWEHAQISNPRERAAFNRPVLDFMMESGKLKLIEKEGELLPGFEIRLFDGHTPGQILPILHTKKHSFVYTSDLFPTAANIPLLWISAYDLDPVKVMEEKGRFLKEAAENNYIFFFEHDYYTECASVQETEKGVQLKEKFSLAELL from the coding sequence ATGAAACTTATTCCAGTATCGGCCGGTCATTTTCATTGCGATGGAGGCGCTTTGTTTGGCGCTATTCCAAAAGTTTTGTGGAACAAAGCTTACCCATGCAACGACGATAATTTCACCCAGCTAACTTTGCGCTGTTTGTTGGTCGAATTCGGTGAACGTAAAATTCTGATTGAAACCGGGATTGGAAATCACTACCCCGAGAAACACCTCAGAAATAATGGCGTTACTTCGGTTAATGAACTGGAAAAATCATTGAATAAAGAAGCTTATTCAGCCGCTGATATTACCGATGTATTTTTTACCCACCTTCACTGGGATCACTGCACCGGAGCCGCAAAAACTGTTGACGGAAAATTGGAACTCGTATTTCCGAATGCAACATTATGGAGCAGCAAAACACAGTGGGAACATGCCCAAATATCGAATCCACGCGAACGGGCAGCTTTCAATCGCCCGGTGTTGGATTTTATGATGGAATCAGGAAAACTAAAGCTGATTGAAAAAGAGGGAGAATTGCTGCCGGGCTTTGAAATAAGGCTATTTGATGGCCACACTCCGGGACAAATACTTCCCATTCTCCACACCAAAAAACACTCGTTTGTTTACACTTCGGATTTGTTTCCAACAGCAGCCAACATCCCTTTGCTTTGGATTTCGGCTTACGATCTCGATCCGGTAAAAGTGATGGAAGAGAAAGGCAGGTTTTTGAAAGAGGCAGCTGAAAATAACTACATTTTCTTTTTCGAGCACGATTATTATACAGAATGTGCTTCGGTACAGGAGACAGAAAAAGGTGTGCAGCTGAAAGAGAAATTCAGCCTGGCAGAATTACTTTGA
- a CDS encoding DUF3810 domain-containing protein, with translation MRIKTKYKWLILPVLAGAVFMLTLFFRQHPGFVETWYAQKIYPHLASLLSTISHVFPFSLDDIFYTVLILIPVILLIQIFTKQIKWKAAGKFLLNVIATVYILFYVFWGFNYFRSPLPNRLGIIDREPNTEEFVQFIHQYVAELNQLHCNFDTIDKAETDRLIEESYQQLAPVLQFGYPMGKRPDKKITFSSFYAKSGITGYFGPFFNEVHVNKKILPIEYPFVLAHEKAHQLGVTSEAEANFYSWLVCTHSSSQQIRYSAKLFISFHFFRQARGLEDYKKLVAEISPEVQADINTITKHWNKLRNATMDKTASKLNDAYLKHNNIKSGIKDYTGVVDHVMNFSLDSAFQQRNGLVPR, from the coding sequence TTGAGAATAAAAACAAAATACAAATGGCTTATTCTTCCGGTATTGGCGGGAGCAGTTTTTATGCTTACACTTTTCTTCCGGCAACACCCTGGCTTTGTTGAAACCTGGTATGCGCAAAAAATCTATCCGCATTTGGCTTCGCTACTTTCAACAATCTCTCATGTTTTTCCTTTTTCGCTTGATGATATCTTTTATACAGTACTAATCTTAATACCTGTAATTCTGCTTATTCAAATATTTACAAAACAGATAAAATGGAAAGCTGCCGGAAAATTTTTGCTGAATGTTATTGCCACAGTATATATCCTGTTTTATGTGTTTTGGGGATTTAATTATTTCCGTTCACCGTTACCTAACCGGCTTGGAATAATTGACCGGGAACCCAATACCGAGGAATTTGTGCAATTTATTCACCAATATGTTGCCGAGTTAAACCAATTACATTGCAATTTTGACACCATTGACAAAGCTGAAACCGACCGCTTAATTGAAGAATCGTACCAACAACTGGCGCCGGTTTTACAGTTTGGATACCCGATGGGCAAGCGCCCTGACAAAAAAATTACTTTCAGCAGTTTTTATGCAAAATCCGGAATCACCGGTTATTTCGGGCCCTTTTTTAACGAAGTTCATGTAAATAAAAAGATTTTACCCATTGAATATCCGTTTGTACTGGCACACGAAAAAGCTCACCAACTGGGCGTAACCAGCGAGGCCGAAGCCAACTTTTACTCGTGGCTGGTTTGCACACATAGTTCGTCGCAGCAAATCCGGTATTCGGCGAAACTGTTTATTTCATTCCATTTTTTCAGGCAGGCCCGGGGGTTGGAAGATTATAAAAAACTTGTTGCTGAAATCTCACCTGAAGTGCAGGCCGACATCAACACAATAACCAAACACTGGAACAAACTGCGCAACGCAACCATGGATAAAACAGCTTCGAAACTCAACGATGCATATTTGAAACACAATAATATAAAATCGGGGATAAAAGATTATACCGGCGTGGTTGATCATGTTATGAACTTTTCGTTAGATTCAGCTTTTCAGCAACGTAACGGTCTTGTGCCCCGTTAA
- a CDS encoding type IX secretion system membrane protein PorP/SprF translates to MVVVCHSCKEKICIVIKRIVVLGIFVLLISLRCGAQQDPIFTSYMYNGQIINPAYAGMWEKIGFTTLVRKQWAGINRSPLTEYISFHSPLRNEAVGVGLNIMNDTFGREKRLTVLGDYAYEVYLSRRTRMRMGVKFGFTNYKNPLTEYILYPDGKYDRAFDEDVDLSFLPNFGFGIFIYQDYFYAGFSIPKLIENDLKENFHNYSTSAEVRTIYLNGGYVVPLDPFNYFVFKPTLLVKATWGAPMQIDLAANFMIREKLWLGVLGRTGGAICFTGNWMFSNKFRVGFAMDITTNEIYSYQNGTFEFTFGFDVDFFGRSYLRSRYF, encoded by the coding sequence ATTGTCGTAGTTTGCCATAGTTGTAAAGAGAAAATTTGTATCGTCATTAAAAGAATTGTTGTATTAGGGATATTTGTCTTGCTAATATCACTCCGATGTGGTGCACAACAAGATCCTATTTTCACCTCATACATGTATAATGGCCAAATCATTAATCCGGCTTATGCAGGAATGTGGGAAAAGATAGGTTTTACCACTTTAGTAAGAAAACAGTGGGCAGGGATTAACCGTTCGCCTCTGACTGAATACATTTCATTTCACTCACCTTTACGAAACGAAGCTGTTGGTGTTGGACTCAATATCATGAACGACACATTTGGTCGTGAAAAGCGCTTAACTGTACTTGGCGATTATGCTTACGAAGTATACCTTTCGCGCCGTACACGTATGCGAATGGGTGTGAAATTTGGTTTTACCAATTATAAAAACCCGCTTACCGAATACATTTTATATCCCGACGGAAAGTACGACAGGGCTTTTGATGAAGATGTAGATTTGTCATTTCTGCCCAATTTTGGTTTCGGAATATTTATTTACCAGGATTATTTTTATGCCGGATTTTCTATTCCAAAGCTTATTGAAAATGATCTGAAAGAGAATTTCCATAACTATTCTACCAGTGCCGAGGTGCGTACCATCTACCTGAACGGTGGTTATGTAGTTCCGCTTGATCCATTTAATTATTTTGTGTTTAAACCCACATTGCTGGTCAAAGCGACCTGGGGTGCACCCATGCAGATTGATCTTGCCGCTAACTTTATGATCCGTGAAAAACTGTGGCTTGGTGTATTGGGGCGTACCGGTGGTGCAATTTGTTTTACCGGAAACTGGATGTTTAGTAACAAGTTTAGAGTGGGATTTGCCATGGACATTACAACAAACGAAATATACTCATATCAGAACGGAACCTTTGAATTTACTTTTGGTTTTGATGTGGACTTTTTTGGACGTAGTTATTTAAGGTCGAGATACTTTTAA